A single region of the Bicyclus anynana chromosome 16, ilBicAnyn1.1, whole genome shotgun sequence genome encodes:
- the LOC112050469 gene encoding uncharacterized protein LOC112050469 — protein sequence MLKYVVFAFVFYKSVEAYVGIIPIEIKPAKFADQEGCYFSKFDRVLQEGVPFTPIDGSCEKYTCQKSEEIFIEGCSPRAISDNCENIPADVTKAFPDCCGKVRCTLSDGQVIEV from the exons ATGTTGAAATACGTGGTTTTTGCATTCGTTTTTTATAAAAGTGTGGAAGCATACGTCGGCATTATACCCATAGAGATAAAACCGGCAAAgtttg CTGATCAAGAAGGATGCTACTTTTCAAAATTTGATCGCGTCCTTCAAGAGGGTGTTCCTTTTACACCGATAGATGGATCTTGTGAAAAGTACACTTGCCAGAAGTCTGAAGAGATCTTTATAGAGGG ATGTTCCCCAAGAGCAATATCAGACAATTGCGAAAATATTCCTGCAGATGTTACAAAAGCATTTCCCGATTGCTGTGGGAAGGTCCGCTGCACTCTTTCCGATGGACAAGTCATTGAAGTTTAA
- the LOC112050467 gene encoding uncharacterized protein LOC112050467, whose amino-acid sequence MVSRILCIMAAMGLASGAVWQGGLPVKPKEHAHKQGCYIEELNDVIPFGTMVSPIGHCFRVECSRYGIEYASCGLVQVSEESHNCFLTETDLSRPYPDCCPDVKCEHDNYLI is encoded by the exons ATGGTGTCGAGGATATTGTGTATTATGGCGGCGATGGGCCTCGCTTCAGGAGCCGTGTGGCAGGGAGGCCTTCCTGTGAAGCCTAAGGAGCAtg CTCACAAACAGGGTTGCTACATCGAAGAGCTGAATGACGTCATACCGTTTGGTACCATGGTCTCCCCAATTGGGCATTGCTTTCGGGTAGAATGCTCGCGTTATGGGATTGAATATGCCTC ATGTGGATTAGTGCAAGTAAGCGAAGAATCGCATAACTGCTTCCTCACGGAGACAGATCTCAGTAGACCTTACCCAGACTGCTGTCCAGACGTCAAGTGTGAACACGATAATTACTTGATTTAG
- the LOC112050466 gene encoding uncharacterized protein LOC112050466 — protein sequence MLRYVLFALVVYKSVEAYIGIIPEEEKPAKFADQEGCYFSKFDRVLPVGVPYTPIDGSTCVKYTCQESKIITEEGCGAKRISTNCEHGPADYTKPFPDCCEKVRCTLPDGRIVEA from the exons ATGTTGAGATACGTGTTGTTTGCATTGGTTGTTTACAAAAGTGTTGAAGCATATATTGGTATAATACCTGAAGAGGAAAAACCGGCTAAGTTTG CTGATCAAGAAGGGTGCTACTTTTCAAAATTTGATCGCGTCCTTCCAGTAGGAGTTCCTTACACTCCGATAGATGGCAGCACTTGTGTTAAGTACACTTGCCAGGAATCTAAAATAATAACTGAAGAAGG atGTGGCGCAAAAAGAATTTCCACAAATTGCGAACATGGTCCTGCCGACTACACTAAACCATTTCCCGATTGTTGTGAAAAGGTTCGCTGCACTCTGCCCGATGGACGAATCGTTGAAGCTTAG